The following are encoded together in the Acidobacteriota bacterium genome:
- a CDS encoding DUF4097 family beta strand repeat-containing protein, with protein sequence MPNRFFPRLIVALALVASASPASAAVTLRGLLLDEGGPRPSWFERYQDSRQGPETVDKTSQTFKVDEGAALDLTGIAGDVRVTGSSGNEIRVEATRRVRHRSADEAKRLLSELRVEMNNFNGRVEVRSVYPRRGNGDRGFSGRIDYVIAVPTGASVAVKSISGDVIVSGVRGEVRAETISGDVSVDSAPNLALAKTVSGDVTARDAGGASTMVLSTVSGSVIASGLKVRTLQAGSVSGNVRLSGTQVERVEAKSVSGNIDFDAPLIKAGRYAFTSHSGNVRIVLSGNTGFELDADTFSGSVRSDVPVTLRTMGRNDRDQRRGASNRAIRGAYGDASALVAVRSHSGSVVITKK encoded by the coding sequence ATGCCGAACCGATTCTTCCCACGCCTGATTGTCGCCCTCGCCTTGGTCGCGAGCGCCTCGCCGGCCAGTGCCGCGGTCACCCTGCGCGGCCTGCTGCTGGACGAAGGCGGCCCGCGTCCGAGCTGGTTCGAGCGCTACCAGGATTCGCGCCAGGGCCCCGAAACGGTTGACAAGACCTCGCAGACCTTCAAGGTCGACGAGGGCGCGGCGCTCGACCTCACCGGCATCGCCGGCGACGTCCGAGTCACCGGCAGCAGCGGTAACGAGATTCGCGTCGAGGCCACCAGGCGGGTCCGCCATCGCAGCGCAGACGAGGCCAAGCGGCTGTTGAGCGAGTTGCGGGTGGAGATGAACAACTTCAACGGCCGTGTCGAAGTGCGCTCGGTCTACCCGCGCCGCGGCAACGGGGACCGCGGCTTTTCGGGCCGAATCGACTACGTGATTGCCGTCCCCACGGGCGCTTCGGTCGCCGTCAAGTCCATCTCCGGTGACGTGATCGTCTCGGGCGTGCGCGGTGAAGTGCGGGCCGAGACGATCAGCGGCGATGTCAGCGTCGACTCCGCCCCCAACCTGGCGCTCGCCAAAACGGTGTCGGGCGACGTGACCGCCCGCGACGCCGGCGGCGCGTCGACGATGGTGCTCAGCACGGTCAGCGGCTCGGTGATCGCCTCCGGGCTCAAAGTGCGGACGCTCCAGGCCGGCTCGGTCAGCGGCAATGTCCGGCTGTCGGGGACGCAGGTCGAGCGGGTCGAGGCCAAGTCGGTGTCGGGCAACATCGACTTCGATGCCCCGCTCATCAAGGCCGGCCGGTACGCCTTCACCTCCCACTCCGGCAACGTCCGTATCGTCCTCTCGGGCAACACCGGTTTCGAACTGGACGCCGACACGTTCAGCGGCAGCGTGCGGTCGGACGTGCCGGTGACCCTGCGGACCATGGGCCGCAACGACCGTGACCAACGGCGGGGCGCCAGCAACCGCGCCATCCGCGGCGCCTACGGCGACGCCAGCGCCCTGGTTGCGGTTCGCAGCCATAGCGGTTCGGTCGTGATTACCAAGAAGTAA
- the rodA gene encoding rod shape-determining protein RodA: protein MFERRLYYHIDWALIGAVLAICAMGLAMIYSTTGGAGPVYWTQVYALGLGAVAMVLCLSFDYRSLADKSHFFYLAMMVALVGVLFFGAVRGGSRRWIDLGVFNLQPSEFAKATLALMLAKMLGEERRPALTNTDLALAVALTAIPFLAIARQPDLGTAVTLLPILLVVVFVAGMPMKYIYTMVLLAVLAAPIAYKFGLQDYQRERISTFLDPAQDPRGAGYQQIQARITVGSGGVWGKGYMGGTQGQLRFLPVAHNDFIFSVLAEEQGLVGVLVALGLYLFVIMRALDAARLAKDRLGAYLVLGVLSSFTFQVVYNITMSAGLAPVKGLTLPLMSYGGSSLIATLAGFGLILNVRMRRFTN, encoded by the coding sequence GTGTTCGAGCGCCGGCTCTACTATCACATCGACTGGGCGCTGATCGGCGCCGTGCTCGCCATCTGCGCGATGGGCCTGGCCATGATCTACAGCACCACCGGCGGCGCCGGTCCGGTCTACTGGACGCAGGTCTACGCGCTGGGGCTGGGCGCCGTGGCCATGGTGCTGTGCCTGTCGTTCGACTATCGCTCGCTGGCCGACAAGTCGCACTTCTTCTATCTGGCGATGATGGTGGCGCTCGTCGGCGTGCTGTTTTTCGGGGCGGTGCGCGGCGGGTCGCGCCGCTGGATTGACCTGGGCGTGTTCAACCTCCAGCCGTCGGAATTCGCGAAGGCCACGCTGGCGTTGATGCTGGCGAAGATGCTCGGCGAAGAGCGGCGGCCGGCCCTGACCAATACCGATCTGGCCCTGGCCGTTGCCCTCACCGCCATTCCGTTCCTGGCCATTGCCCGCCAACCCGACCTGGGCACCGCGGTCACGTTGTTGCCGATCCTGCTGGTCGTCGTCTTCGTGGCCGGCATGCCAATGAAGTACATCTACACCATGGTGCTGCTGGCCGTGCTGGCGGCGCCCATCGCCTACAAGTTCGGCCTGCAGGACTACCAGCGGGAACGCATTTCCACCTTCCTCGACCCGGCCCAGGACCCCCGTGGCGCCGGGTATCAGCAAATCCAGGCCCGCATCACCGTCGGCTCCGGCGGCGTGTGGGGCAAAGGCTACATGGGAGGCACGCAGGGGCAGCTGCGCTTCCTTCCCGTCGCGCACAACGACTTCATCTTCTCGGTGCTCGCCGAGGAGCAGGGGCTGGTCGGCGTGCTCGTCGCACTCGGGTTGTACCTGTTCGTTATCATGCGCGCGCTCGATGCGGCCCGGCTGGCCAAGGACCGACTCGGCGCTTATCTCGTCCTGGGCGTGCTCTCGTCGTTCACGTTCCAGGTTGTCTACAACATCACCATGTCGGCGGGTCTGGCGCCGGTCAAGGGGCTCACGCTGCCGCTCATGAGTTACGGCGGCTCCTCCCTGATCGCGACGCTCGCCGGGTTCGGCCTCATCCTCAACGTGCGGATGCGGCGGTTTACGAACTGA
- a CDS encoding Rne/Rng family ribonuclease: MNKEMIIASNGHETRVAILEDDQLAELFVEREQNRGVVGNVYKGRVSKVLPGMQSSFVDIGLERDGFLYVSDVIANLDEYDKDDDDDEGAKGARGANGSKGEGAEGAGANGAEAGAEGTAAPERRGRGRGGRGDREEGKERAPEPKIEELLKEGQDVIVQVAKEPLGTKGARLTCHVTLPGRFLVFMPTVDHIGISRKIDSREERTRLRGIVKEFREQHHFSGGVIIRTAASNRSKDDILADLNYFYKIWVDMRQRGEQKRSPVTVYQEPSLVAKLLRDLLTDDYSAIRIDHAGEHQRALEFIGRIMPGLAPRVKLYDKDFPIFDEYGVQAELDKALRSKVWLKSGGSIVINQTEALVAIDVNTGRYVGKKTAGRLEDTIIKTNLEAAKEIVRQIRLRDLGGIIVCDFIDMEEKKNRLKVFGAVEQELRKDRAPSKALQVSDFGLVIVTRKRVKQSLERVLTEPCPYCSGAGTIKSSATVCYEILSEVKKVGSDLDGPGVLLRVNPDIARALQEEEKGVLRDLKELLRRDVIVKPDVHLHHEQFDVMSIGG, encoded by the coding sequence ATGAACAAAGAAATGATCATCGCCTCGAATGGCCACGAAACCCGTGTCGCCATTCTCGAGGACGATCAGCTCGCTGAGCTGTTTGTCGAGCGCGAGCAGAATCGCGGCGTCGTCGGCAACGTCTACAAGGGCCGGGTGTCGAAGGTCCTGCCCGGCATGCAGTCGTCATTCGTCGACATCGGCCTCGAGCGCGACGGCTTCCTGTATGTCTCGGACGTCATCGCCAACCTCGACGAGTACGACAAGGACGACGACGACGACGAAGGTGCCAAAGGTGCCAGGGGTGCCAATGGTTCCAAGGGCGAGGGTGCCGAGGGTGCGGGTGCCAATGGTGCCGAGGCCGGGGCCGAGGGTACGGCCGCGCCCGAGCGCCGCGGCCGTGGCCGTGGCGGACGTGGTGACCGCGAAGAGGGCAAGGAACGGGCGCCGGAGCCCAAGATCGAAGAGCTCCTGAAAGAGGGCCAGGACGTGATCGTCCAGGTGGCCAAGGAGCCGCTCGGCACCAAGGGCGCGCGCCTGACCTGCCACGTCACGCTGCCGGGGCGCTTCCTCGTGTTCATGCCGACTGTCGACCACATCGGCATCTCCCGCAAGATCGACAGCCGTGAGGAGCGCACGCGCCTGCGCGGCATCGTCAAGGAGTTCCGTGAGCAGCACCACTTCAGCGGTGGCGTGATCATCCGCACGGCGGCGTCGAACCGCTCCAAGGACGACATCCTCGCCGACCTCAACTACTTCTACAAGATCTGGGTCGACATGCGGCAGCGCGGCGAGCAGAAGCGCTCGCCGGTGACCGTCTACCAGGAGCCCAGCCTCGTCGCCAAGCTGCTGCGCGACCTGCTCACCGACGACTACTCGGCGATTCGCATCGATCATGCCGGTGAACACCAGCGGGCGCTCGAGTTCATCGGTCGCATCATGCCGGGCCTGGCGCCGCGCGTGAAGCTCTATGACAAGGACTTCCCGATCTTCGACGAATACGGGGTCCAGGCCGAACTCGACAAGGCACTGCGCAGCAAGGTGTGGCTCAAGTCGGGCGGCTCGATCGTGATCAATCAGACCGAGGCGCTGGTCGCGATCGACGTCAACACCGGCCGCTATGTCGGCAAGAAGACCGCCGGCCGGCTCGAAGACACCATCATCAAGACCAACCTCGAAGCGGCCAAGGAAATCGTCCGCCAGATCCGGCTGCGCGACCTCGGCGGCATCATCGTCTGCGACTTCATCGACATGGAGGAGAAGAAGAACCGCCTGAAGGTGTTCGGGGCGGTCGAGCAGGAGCTGCGCAAGGACCGCGCGCCGTCAAAGGCCCTGCAGGTCTCGGACTTCGGCCTGGTGATCGTCACGCGCAAGCGCGTGAAGCAGAGCCTCGAGCGCGTGCTGACCGAGCCGTGCCCGTATTGCTCGGGCGCCGGCACCATCAAGTCGAGTGCCACGGTCTGCTACGAGATCCTGTCGGAAGTGAAGAAGGTGGGCTCGGACCTGGACGGCCCGGGTGTGCTGCTGCGGGTCAATCCCGACATCGCCCGCGCGCTGCAGGAGGAAGAGAAGGGCGTGCTGCGCGACCTCAAGGAACTGCTGCGCCGCGACGTCATCGTCAAGCCCGACGTGCACCTGCATCACGAGCAGTTCGACGTCATGTCGATCGGCGGGTGA